In Legionella lytica, one genomic interval encodes:
- a CDS encoding ankyrin repeat domain-containing protein has translation MAKLTHRDLYRLGKLLDYQLSENGLCHGFTLMLIQAILAEDEQNFFKRLDFIASYNPDFHKLKEDLEKAKEKIQSTQDQPVDEESEKLLEILAFFDGLELYLVPAYHPEFFEQAASQEDIDTIYSLIRPERLKDTELTHLLNKPYACDKQNLKNYLNDLADIFNNMNTSPPILLRNIDHSICLKYNQKNSSWLYVDINDFERDLKNAAYFRNLSSEELSENIFKSFAPEQYPHVVINVEILANKANLILKSALEDWHAKHPITTEQAKMLDHFNTGLLFLACRHGHLNVVQDLLKHPDAMINTKTPKEETPLLIACAKGHLEIVRKLLAHPQTEVNASNLKKQTPLSFACAKKYTGIIQAVLKHPQTLVNEANNEGEAPLHRACQHNDSDTVQALLDHKLIDVNLAVADQGKKTPLYIACGYGHQEIVQKLIDRDDILVDQGEAEGITPLCAASSLGFVEIACILLKKANVNQPSNAGNTPLHYACASLPNSEENKQVIQLLLEHGANLTAQNHTEETAIDVALDMENTTALYILLQFTKEKGLAPGKVMSTDTFEALEDWIQENIPDFINYMRHFNQQEKVSELSFFNHAVDTEVVYDTAYDNSNRAPK, from the coding sequence ATGGCTAAATTAACTCATCGTGACCTATATCGCTTAGGTAAATTACTTGATTATCAGTTATCAGAAAATGGTTTATGTCACGGTTTTACCCTTATGTTGATACAAGCTATCCTTGCAGAAGATGAGCAAAACTTTTTTAAACGGCTTGATTTTATTGCGTCTTACAATCCTGATTTTCATAAGTTAAAAGAAGACCTCGAAAAAGCGAAAGAGAAAATCCAATCAACCCAAGATCAACCTGTTGATGAAGAAAGTGAGAAACTACTTGAGATATTGGCTTTTTTTGATGGATTAGAATTGTATTTAGTGCCTGCCTATCACCCTGAGTTTTTTGAGCAAGCCGCCTCGCAAGAGGACATCGACACAATTTATTCGCTCATTCGCCCAGAAAGGCTAAAAGACACTGAACTAACCCATTTATTAAATAAACCCTATGCTTGTGATAAACAAAACCTAAAAAATTATTTAAATGATTTAGCAGACATATTTAACAATATGAATACTTCGCCCCCTATTCTGTTAAGAAATATCGACCACTCGATTTGCCTCAAATACAATCAAAAGAACAGCTCCTGGCTTTATGTAGATATCAATGACTTTGAGCGAGATCTAAAGAATGCCGCTTATTTCCGCAACCTAAGTAGTGAAGAACTTAGCGAGAATATTTTTAAGTCATTTGCTCCAGAACAATACCCGCATGTCGTTATTAATGTGGAAATACTAGCAAACAAGGCAAATCTAATACTCAAATCAGCACTTGAAGATTGGCATGCTAAACATCCAATAACCACTGAACAAGCTAAGATGCTCGATCATTTCAACACCGGATTGCTTTTTCTTGCATGCCGACATGGGCATCTTAATGTCGTTCAAGATTTATTAAAACACCCCGATGCGATGATTAACACGAAAACCCCAAAAGAAGAAACTCCTTTATTAATTGCCTGTGCAAAAGGGCATCTTGAAATTGTCCGAAAATTATTAGCCCACCCCCAGACAGAAGTTAATGCAAGTAATTTAAAAAAACAAACACCCTTATCATTTGCCTGTGCAAAAAAATATACTGGAATAATTCAAGCAGTTTTAAAACACCCGCAAACATTGGTCAACGAAGCAAACAACGAAGGGGAGGCTCCCTTGCACAGGGCGTGCCAGCATAACGATAGTGATACGGTTCAAGCATTGTTAGACCACAAACTAATTGATGTAAATCTAGCAGTTGCAGACCAAGGTAAAAAAACTCCCTTGTATATCGCGTGTGGGTATGGACATCAAGAAATTGTCCAAAAATTAATCGATCGCGACGATATTTTAGTAGACCAAGGTGAGGCTGAAGGTATAACCCCCCTATGTGCGGCATCTTCACTCGGATTTGTTGAGATTGCTTGCATATTATTAAAAAAAGCAAATGTTAACCAACCCTCAAATGCGGGAAATACCCCTCTGCACTATGCCTGTGCATCCCTCCCCAATTCAGAGGAGAATAAGCAGGTAATTCAACTCTTATTAGAGCATGGAGCGAACTTAACTGCTCAAAACCACACAGAAGAAACGGCAATAGATGTTGCGTTGGATATGGAAAATACTACAGCTCTTTATATATTGTTGCAATTTACGAAAGAAAAAGGACTTGCCCCTGGCAAAGTGATGTCTACCGATACTTTTGAGGCACTAGAAGATTGGATTCAAGAGAACATCCCTGATTTTATTAACTATATGCGCCATTTTAATCAGCAAGAAAAAGTAAGTGAACTCTCCTTTTTTAACCATGCTGTAGATACTGAAGTTGTTTATGACACTGCCTATGATAATAGCAATAGAGCCCCAAAATAA
- a CDS encoding GNAT family N-acetyltransferase produces MIHIRAANFDDIQNLNELITLSARELSRDIYSKQEIEGAIQYIFGVDTELLHDKTYFVIEKNGEIAGCGGWSRRKTLFGGNQFSAREEPAYLDPTMDAAKIRAFFIHPKFARQGLGSMLLQHCEQDAGLHGFTHFEMMATLAGVKLYAAFAYKAVSNERVVLPNSISLKFVRMEKKFI; encoded by the coding sequence ATGATCCACATAAGGGCGGCTAATTTTGATGACATTCAAAACTTAAATGAATTAATTACCTTATCAGCTAGAGAATTAAGCCGCGATATTTATTCAAAACAAGAAATTGAAGGGGCTATTCAGTACATCTTTGGGGTGGACACGGAATTGCTTCATGATAAGACTTATTTTGTTATCGAAAAAAATGGAGAAATAGCGGGGTGTGGGGGATGGAGTAGGCGTAAAACCTTGTTTGGCGGGAATCAATTTTCAGCAAGAGAGGAACCAGCCTATCTTGACCCAACAATGGATGCGGCCAAAATTAGGGCTTTTTTTATTCATCCTAAATTTGCCAGACAGGGTTTAGGTAGTATGCTGTTACAGCATTGTGAGCAAGATGCTGGTTTGCATGGATTTACTCATTTTGAAATGATGGCAACACTTGCTGGGGTTAAATTATATGCTGCTTTTGCTTATAAGGCTGTTTCAAATGAACGGGTTGTGCTTCCAAACTCTATTTCTTTAAAATTTGTACGCATGGAAAAGAAATTTATTTAA
- a CDS encoding Lrp/AsnC family transcriptional regulator, translating into MKKSYDSPQAKLNNKTSVHELLDKTDRKILNILQKDNQITNQALADKVGLSAPPCFRRVKRLRDEGIILNDVSLVDPFKVGKPLIVFVNITLEKQREDLLAHFERKMAEEPEIMQCYFVSGDTDYLLIIHVKDMNDYNEFARRVFANEPNIKQFRSSFCLNRTKYNTQVVLSED; encoded by the coding sequence ATGAAAAAAAGCTATGATTCTCCACAAGCCAAATTGAATAATAAAACCTCTGTGCATGAATTATTAGATAAAACCGATAGAAAAATTCTTAATATCCTGCAAAAAGATAATCAGATTACTAATCAAGCACTTGCAGATAAAGTGGGCCTTTCGGCGCCACCTTGCTTTAGACGGGTAAAACGCCTGCGTGATGAGGGAATTATTCTCAACGATGTTTCATTAGTTGATCCGTTTAAAGTTGGCAAGCCGCTAATTGTCTTTGTAAATATTACCTTAGAAAAACAAAGAGAAGACCTTTTAGCACATTTCGAACGGAAAATGGCGGAAGAGCCTGAAATCATGCAATGCTATTTTGTCTCCGGGGATACGGATTATTTACTTATTATTCATGTGAAAGATATGAATGACTATAATGAGTTTGCACGAAGAGTATTTGCGAATGAGCCCAACATCAAACAATTTCGCAGCAGTTTTTGTCTTAATCGCACCAAATACAACACACAAGTTGTTTTATCAGAAGATTAA
- a CDS encoding alcohol dehydrogenase catalytic domain-containing protein yields MKTYKAVEITTPGQLNIVARPVREPGPGQVRVRVEAAGLCHTDVPGHEIAGWIDALGEGVTTWKVGLRVGVGFYLLN; encoded by the coding sequence ATGAAAACGTATAAAGCTGTAGAAATTACGACTCCTGGTCAGTTGAATATTGTTGCGCGACCTGTTCGTGAGCCAGGACCTGGCCAAGTTCGTGTGCGAGTGGAAGCCGCTGGGCTATGTCACACAGATGTTCCAGGGCATGAAATTGCGGGTTGGATTGATGCTCTTGGCGAAGGTGTGACTACTTGGAAAGTAGGGCTGCGCGTTGGGGTTGGTTTCTACCTCTTAAATTGA
- a CDS encoding NCS2 family permease — translation MNYLKSYFLNGTTLKQEILAGITTFLTMVYIVFVNPTILHDAGMDQGAVFTATCLVTAFACALTGIIANTPIGIAPGMALNIYFSYSVVQGMGIDWQHALAMVFISGVLFFFVTLTGVRRLLIEAIPYNLQIAILIGISLLIALIALQANHIIVDDVHNLMRLGDVRKPEIGLFFLGFLIILVLDYYRIAGAIIIGILSISILSLILGITQWQGVFDVPPSIEPTFLQLNFSGMTTAVALKAIFTFFLIAIFDATGTLIGLLNPTIFKQKEDYARRISYTLTADAAASTLAGLLGSASTSPYIESATGIEAGGRSGLTSLVIALGFILMLFFFPLAKMIPAYAVGPALLYVACCMMKHLTDMKLTDISETAPSMTTIMMIPFTSSIANGIGGGIILYTVLKLFTRQKLNPLVIILSLVFMLFFLIS, via the coding sequence ATGAACTATTTAAAATCTTATTTTCTTAACGGAACAACCCTAAAACAAGAAATTCTGGCCGGTATTACCACCTTTTTAACGATGGTTTATATTGTCTTTGTAAACCCAACGATTTTACATGATGCGGGTATGGATCAAGGTGCCGTGTTTACTGCCACTTGTTTGGTGACTGCATTTGCTTGTGCCTTAACAGGTATTATTGCCAATACCCCGATTGGGATTGCTCCTGGAATGGCCTTAAATATTTATTTTTCCTACAGCGTGGTGCAGGGAATGGGGATTGATTGGCAACATGCGCTGGCTATGGTGTTTATTTCTGGAGTCTTGTTTTTTTTCGTGACCTTAACTGGGGTTCGGCGTTTATTAATTGAGGCAATACCTTATAATTTACAAATAGCAATTCTGATTGGTATTAGTTTACTAATCGCATTAATTGCTCTTCAAGCCAACCACATCATTGTGGATGATGTTCATAATTTAATGCGCTTAGGTGATGTTCGTAAACCTGAAATTGGTTTATTCTTTTTGGGATTTTTAATCATTCTTGTGCTGGATTATTATCGTATTGCTGGAGCGATTATTATTGGCATACTTAGTATTAGCATTTTAAGCTTGATATTGGGAATCACCCAATGGCAAGGCGTATTTGATGTGCCTCCTTCAATCGAACCAACCTTTTTACAACTTAATTTTTCCGGCATGACGACAGCAGTGGCTTTAAAAGCTATATTCACTTTTTTCTTAATTGCTATTTTTGATGCGACTGGAACTTTAATTGGTTTACTTAATCCTACCATTTTTAAGCAGAAAGAAGATTATGCCCGTCGCATTAGTTATACATTGACCGCTGATGCTGCAGCCTCAACCTTAGCGGGCCTTTTAGGCTCAGCGAGTACCTCTCCCTATATTGAATCGGCTACAGGTATTGAGGCAGGGGGGCGCTCAGGGCTAACGTCTTTAGTTATTGCTCTGGGATTTATTCTCATGTTGTTTTTCTTTCCTTTGGCAAAAATGATTCCTGCTTATGCGGTAGGGCCGGCATTATTGTATGTGGCTTGTTGTATGATGAAACATTTAACTGATATGAAATTAACGGATATCAGCGAAACAGCTCCAAGCATGACTACAATCATGATGATTCCTTTTACTTCATCGATTGCTAATGGTATTGGGGGCGGAATTATTCTTTATACTGTTTTGAAGCTTTTTACCCGGCAAAAATTGAATCCTTTAGTGATTATTTTGAGTTTGGTTTTTATGCTCTTTTTTTTAATTAGTTAA
- a CDS encoding chloride channel protein, with protein sequence MELLEEQSTNSKTSIGVLILVTIGVGIGSGLIGMSLALLLHYLQHIAYGYSPLHIISPESFLEGVSASSPTRRLFVLGACGLVAGGGWLMIQRFGKPLVSIAQSIKTGKIMPPLTTTCHALVQIITIALGSPLGREVAPREASAVFATWLSHKAGLSVDETKVMLACGAGAGLAAVYNLPLGGAVFVMEVLLFNFHWSILLPAFTTSAIATVVSWWGLGQEATYQIPELTSISASLAIWSIVVGPLLGFFAFWFIEIANRQRTKAFHGWPMFFACFANFIMIGFLAIYFPSLLGNGKSAAQLEFSQLLSIGMSALILLLRSFIVWSSLRSGAWGGLLTPALANGALFGVFLGGIWNFIWPGAPLAAYAVIGAAAFLAAAQKMPLTATIIIFEFTRVDFVFLAPVMFAICGSMGVATLVEKWLKEGNS encoded by the coding sequence ATGGAGTTATTAGAGGAACAGAGCACAAATTCCAAGACATCAATAGGCGTTCTAATTTTAGTAACCATTGGGGTAGGTATTGGTTCTGGTTTAATTGGCATGTCATTGGCGTTATTACTCCATTATTTACAACATATTGCTTATGGCTATAGCCCTTTACACATTATCAGTCCTGAAAGTTTTTTAGAGGGAGTGAGTGCTTCTAGCCCAACACGTAGGCTTTTCGTTTTGGGAGCCTGTGGCTTAGTCGCCGGAGGCGGCTGGTTAATGATCCAGCGTTTTGGTAAGCCCTTAGTGAGTATTGCCCAATCCATCAAAACTGGCAAAATAATGCCTCCGTTAACTACGACATGCCATGCTCTAGTCCAGATCATTACGATTGCATTAGGCTCCCCTTTGGGGCGAGAGGTTGCTCCGCGAGAAGCTTCTGCAGTATTTGCTACTTGGCTTTCTCATAAAGCCGGCCTTTCTGTGGATGAAACGAAAGTTATGCTTGCTTGTGGCGCAGGTGCAGGTTTGGCGGCAGTCTATAATCTGCCTCTAGGCGGCGCAGTTTTTGTAATGGAAGTACTTCTGTTTAATTTTCATTGGTCTATCTTACTTCCTGCATTCACTACTTCTGCCATTGCTACGGTGGTGTCTTGGTGGGGACTGGGGCAGGAGGCGACTTATCAAATTCCTGAGTTAACTTCGATTAGTGCTTCTTTAGCTATTTGGTCTATCGTCGTAGGCCCTCTCTTAGGTTTTTTTGCTTTTTGGTTTATTGAAATTGCAAATAGGCAACGAACTAAGGCATTTCATGGTTGGCCTATGTTCTTTGCATGCTTCGCAAATTTCATCATGATCGGTTTTCTGGCCATTTATTTTCCTTCATTATTAGGGAATGGGAAAAGTGCGGCACAGCTGGAATTTAGCCAGTTATTATCAATAGGCATGAGCGCTTTGATTTTGCTCTTAAGAAGTTTTATTGTGTGGAGTAGCTTACGTTCTGGCGCCTGGGGTGGGCTATTAACCCCTGCCTTAGCTAATGGTGCATTATTTGGCGTGTTTCTAGGAGGGATCTGGAATTTTATTTGGCCAGGTGCTCCATTGGCAGCTTACGCGGTAATTGGCGCTGCTGCTTTTCTTGCTGCAGCTCAGAAAATGCCTTTAACAGCGACCATTATAATTTTTGAATTTACTCGGGTTGATTTTGTCTTTCTAGCTCCCGTAATGTTTGCAATTTGTGGATCAATGGGGGTTGCGACTTTAGTGGAGAAATGGCTTAAGGAGGGAAATTCGTGA
- a CDS encoding YdgA family protein, whose amino-acid sequence MKKWIGLFSLVVIVLIAYYVMGNMAKTTLTRNIDSFPKSSVITLHLDQYQQGWFSSKALLDVKMHIPAQKITDTNGIAKMDTPLDLDISIPIHIKHGPFIWTDNGFRFGIAEVATRPETHYKALINYLRETVIKYSLPSFDLKGNDGTADGAVQINWKGLTTVLGVSSNLDKINANFSLYGLSGSASNIEFNFSELEHDVQLWRHQEWLWLGQSHLGLTSATINAPDEQHFQLQGLDLRFNSDVTENKMGIDCKLSLEKLVVDNQNYGPGVFKLSIKNLDPNVMAKLNQQEANMVENNVDPNLAMLAIAAELPKLLTKGPVIELAEMNLTLPEGQINGNFKIWLPENEAKDASQAMQKVRGEGHFKAPIRLVKSLIVASIKSDLTKKVQQQQPASVTNPIAAFPAPVNPDAEAQKQAEQLVADLTNKGFLKVDGDNYVVDFTLENQKLQINGKPVNL is encoded by the coding sequence ATGAAAAAATGGATTGGGTTGTTCTCTCTCGTTGTAATCGTTCTCATCGCTTATTACGTTATGGGAAACATGGCAAAAACCACGTTAACCCGGAATATCGATTCATTTCCTAAATCGTCCGTAATAACCTTACATTTGGATCAATACCAACAAGGCTGGTTTTCATCTAAAGCTCTATTAGATGTAAAAATGCATATACCTGCCCAAAAAATTACGGATACAAACGGCATTGCAAAAATGGATACGCCTCTTGATCTGGATATAAGTATTCCCATCCATATCAAACATGGACCATTCATCTGGACTGATAATGGCTTCCGTTTTGGTATTGCTGAAGTAGCGACACGCCCAGAGACGCACTATAAGGCCTTAATCAATTATTTAAGGGAAACCGTAATTAAATATTCCCTCCCCTCTTTTGATCTAAAAGGCAATGATGGCACTGCTGATGGAGCGGTACAAATCAATTGGAAGGGTTTAACAACAGTACTTGGTGTCTCATCAAATCTTGACAAAATTAATGCCAATTTTAGCTTATATGGCCTCAGTGGCTCCGCCAGCAATATTGAATTTAATTTTTCAGAATTAGAGCATGATGTGCAATTATGGCGTCATCAAGAGTGGCTATGGCTCGGCCAATCTCATTTAGGCCTTACTTCTGCAACGATTAATGCGCCTGACGAGCAACATTTTCAACTGCAAGGACTCGATCTACGATTTAATTCCGATGTAACCGAAAATAAAATGGGAATTGATTGTAAGTTATCCCTAGAAAAACTCGTCGTCGATAATCAAAACTATGGTCCTGGCGTTTTTAAACTCAGTATTAAAAATTTAGACCCGAATGTAATGGCCAAACTCAATCAGCAAGAAGCCAATATGGTTGAGAATAATGTGGATCCTAATCTTGCGATGCTGGCTATAGCTGCAGAATTACCTAAGCTACTTACCAAAGGCCCGGTTATCGAGCTTGCTGAAATGAACTTAACTTTACCTGAAGGCCAAATTAACGGTAACTTTAAAATATGGCTGCCTGAAAATGAAGCTAAAGACGCATCTCAAGCAATGCAAAAAGTCCGGGGTGAAGGTCATTTTAAAGCGCCTATTCGCTTGGTAAAATCACTAATAGTGGCCTCAATAAAGAGTGATCTGACGAAGAAAGTCCAGCAGCAGCAACCTGCCTCAGTAACTAATCCAATAGCCGCCTTCCCTGCCCCTGTAAATCCCGATGCAGAGGCACAAAAACAAGCAGAGCAACTCGTTGCTGATTTAACTAATAAAGGATTTTTAAAAGTGGATGGCGATAACTATGTGGTTGACTTTACATTGGAAAATCAAAAATTACAGATTAATGGAAAACCTGTGAATCTCTGA
- a CDS encoding ankyrin repeat domain-containing protein: protein MIFKNSPAIFKAIESNDIKQFHQELKALTAEKIVVLMSGLVRVGNVSRNYNLLEACCLTENDGALRELKQLALIWSEVQLTRAAELAAKSKTKSMVLMNELLSLKLPSQEALIAACDVGNNELSRMILASTNKLNKLDPSPIMSAASGGFTPVLQSLSEHGFDIHVGNDEALCLAIRHRQSQCVDYLIAEGADVSTQKSLPLKIAISIGDLNIVKKLLDKGADLKPVAEEEYISQAERHGHTALANILRQKMVTMNIAFPLSTKQSTHVSSVDRTVAESIVRLKNRYGGRFSPADKDQMACDLLAWGKRLEVADATTNAAQRALTSILEGATITHEETGVSLKELLLFCWMAIHDALQRKTSIDDGLVMLQEGLYELQRGYNLSNGGVDLGGEDEEVCEPGMFNKLVEKLVGIHPDVKIDFITKDVASLKLNAVVKEVALSWYKTNALLVNGMFKKSYDVEPIWNKIREQVKQKMFEEFSSLFSSYDDPEFDDFIDAGIDADISESSPSAVTSSSSSSAPSRRM, encoded by the coding sequence GTGATTTTTAAGAACTCTCCTGCCATTTTTAAGGCAATTGAAAGTAACGATATAAAGCAGTTTCATCAGGAATTAAAGGCGCTTACAGCCGAAAAAATTGTAGTTCTTATGTCTGGACTTGTGAGAGTTGGCAACGTTTCCAGGAATTATAACCTTCTCGAAGCGTGTTGTTTGACAGAAAATGATGGGGCTCTTCGGGAGCTGAAACAGCTTGCTTTAATTTGGTCGGAGGTTCAATTAACAAGAGCTGCTGAGTTAGCAGCGAAATCCAAGACTAAGAGCATGGTTTTAATGAACGAGCTTCTTTCATTAAAACTTCCCTCTCAGGAAGCGCTTATAGCCGCCTGTGATGTGGGTAATAATGAACTTTCCCGGATGATTTTAGCGAGCACTAATAAACTTAATAAACTCGATCCAAGCCCAATTATGAGTGCTGCCTCAGGTGGTTTCACTCCTGTTTTGCAATCTTTAAGTGAGCATGGTTTTGATATACATGTTGGTAATGATGAGGCGTTATGCCTCGCTATTCGCCATCGTCAATCTCAATGCGTTGACTATTTGATAGCGGAGGGTGCCGATGTTAGTACACAAAAGAGTTTGCCATTAAAAATAGCTATTTCTATTGGTGATCTGAATATAGTAAAAAAGTTATTGGATAAAGGGGCTGATCTTAAGCCTGTTGCAGAAGAAGAATACATCTCCCAAGCGGAACGCCACGGCCATACTGCTTTAGCAAATATTCTGCGTCAGAAAATGGTAACAATGAATATAGCTTTTCCTCTTAGTACCAAACAAAGCACCCACGTAAGCAGCGTGGATCGCACCGTTGCAGAATCAATCGTGCGGCTTAAAAATCGTTATGGGGGGCGGTTTTCACCAGCTGATAAGGATCAAATGGCATGTGATTTGCTGGCTTGGGGAAAACGTTTAGAGGTAGCTGATGCTACAACTAATGCTGCTCAAAGAGCATTAACCTCGATTTTAGAGGGCGCTACGATAACTCACGAAGAAACAGGAGTTTCTCTGAAAGAGCTTTTACTTTTTTGTTGGATGGCTATTCATGACGCATTGCAACGAAAAACGAGCATAGATGATGGACTTGTTATGCTCCAAGAAGGGCTTTATGAATTGCAGCGAGGATATAACTTATCGAATGGTGGAGTTGATTTAGGTGGAGAGGATGAAGAGGTCTGTGAACCCGGGATGTTTAATAAACTAGTGGAAAAACTAGTTGGTATTCACCCTGATGTTAAAATCGATTTTATTACCAAAGATGTTGCTTCATTAAAGTTAAATGCAGTAGTGAAAGAAGTGGCTTTATCCTGGTATAAAACGAACGCACTTTTAGTTAATGGCATGTTTAAAAAAAGTTACGATGTCGAGCCTATTTGGAATAAGATTCGTGAGCAGGTGAAACAGAAAATGTTTGAGGAGTTCTCTTCTTTATTTTCATCTTACGATGATCCTGAGTTTGATGACTTCATTGATGCGGGTATTGATGCCGATATAAGTGAGAGTTCTCCCTCAGCTGTTACGTCGTCGTCTTCTTCTTCGGCGCCTTCTCGACGTATGTAG
- a CDS encoding bestrophin family protein: protein MKLKSYNLLTWVPHLFLFYKEKVFRKLLPIIAIVTIYAVLILCFFENAKKYNIGQFHLIFSFILAIVISFRVNTSYARWWEGRILWGGINNNCRNLALKFDAFIGLNKHQDFYALLIKLPIVIKAHLRKETDELETELLSLCVHELDSKNPVLLVMQRMYVILNQLRQENKLQLEQYLALDTPMANLMELVGGCERIANTHVPPPFAFFVKQALLFYALIFPFGWVNTFGFLVIPMMVMIVYILLGLEILSEELEEPFGKGDNDLPLHHIVKNIVRNMEQIAAESPQRGL from the coding sequence GTGAAGCTAAAATCATATAATTTATTAACTTGGGTGCCTCATCTTTTTTTATTTTATAAAGAAAAGGTATTTCGAAAATTATTGCCGATTATTGCAATTGTTACTATTTATGCGGTGTTAATTCTATGTTTTTTTGAAAATGCAAAAAAATACAATATAGGACAATTTCATCTGATCTTTAGCTTTATTTTAGCGATCGTTATCAGTTTTAGAGTGAATACCAGTTATGCCCGTTGGTGGGAAGGTCGTATATTGTGGGGAGGAATTAACAATAACTGCCGGAATTTAGCCCTAAAGTTTGATGCATTTATTGGCTTAAATAAGCATCAGGATTTTTATGCGCTACTCATTAAATTACCCATTGTTATCAAAGCACATTTGCGTAAAGAAACGGATGAGTTGGAAACGGAATTGTTATCTTTATGTGTTCATGAGTTAGATTCAAAGAATCCAGTGCTATTGGTAATGCAGAGGATGTACGTCATTCTCAATCAATTGCGCCAAGAAAATAAATTACAATTAGAACAATATTTGGCATTAGATACGCCTATGGCTAATCTAATGGAGCTTGTTGGTGGTTGCGAACGCATTGCCAATACACATGTGCCGCCACCATTTGCTTTCTTTGTGAAGCAAGCCTTACTCTTTTATGCTTTAATTTTCCCGTTTGGTTGGGTGAATACCTTTGGTTTCTTGGTGATCCCGATGATGGTGATGATTGTCTATATTCTACTGGGTTTGGAAATTTTATCTGAAGAATTGGAAGAGCCTTTTGGAAAAGGCGATAATGATTTGCCATTACATCATATTGTGAAAAATATTGTGCGCAATATGGAGCAAATTGCAGCTGAATCTCCACAACGAGGTTTATAG
- a CDS encoding SGNH/GDSL hydrolase family protein, protein MLRKIGVQGKKHVLALMCIVSAVGMVSQSAQAIPFTEISQVYFFGDSLTDSGFNNNYTALMGFSAKAPTFTTLNGYTWSQYVAHDIKGFALPTGPFPILADKITNNTTPISPVVPYVIPDLTGINYACGGSRANTNPGVDFIWAPSLHQQLQQYLSTAPKQLDPKAVYFVWSGANDLLAALDSMPLPTSAQLLHVADATSTQVVQEVSTLAARGAKRIVVMSLPNVGSTPFASELALETGDPTIPGKIKNYSFLFDSFMNQKLGAVQKRHRAKILYFDTYAALDNLIDNAKLGQPTVINGQSFFFTNYNTPVCGTLPAIVCDTTSNGHIFADTVHPTDMAHRALSLEVERRVRLW, encoded by the coding sequence ATGTTACGTAAAATAGGAGTGCAGGGTAAAAAGCATGTACTGGCATTGATGTGCATAGTTTCAGCCGTTGGTATGGTGTCACAGAGTGCACAAGCAATTCCATTTACTGAGATTAGCCAGGTTTATTTCTTTGGGGATAGTCTAACAGATAGCGGTTTTAATAATAATTATACGGCGCTGATGGGGTTTTCTGCTAAGGCACCCACCTTTACTACCTTAAATGGTTACACCTGGTCCCAGTATGTGGCACATGACATTAAAGGTTTTGCCTTACCTACCGGTCCATTCCCCATCCTAGCTGATAAGATCACTAATAATACTACCCCCATTAGCCCTGTGGTTCCTTATGTTATTCCTGATTTAACTGGAATTAATTATGCTTGTGGTGGCAGTCGGGCTAATACTAACCCGGGAGTTGATTTTATTTGGGCTCCATCCTTGCATCAGCAACTTCAGCAGTATTTATCTACGGCACCTAAGCAGCTTGACCCTAAAGCGGTGTATTTTGTTTGGTCAGGGGCCAATGATTTATTAGCTGCTTTGGATTCTATGCCTCTGCCTACATCAGCTCAATTGTTACACGTAGCGGATGCAACCAGTACTCAGGTAGTACAAGAGGTTTCTACTTTAGCTGCGCGAGGGGCGAAGCGAATCGTGGTGATGTCGCTTCCTAATGTAGGTTCTACGCCATTTGCTAGTGAATTGGCATTGGAAACAGGTGATCCTACAATTCCTGGAAAGATAAAAAACTACAGTTTCTTGTTTGATTCCTTTATGAATCAGAAATTAGGTGCTGTACAAAAGAGACATCGAGCTAAAATATTATATTTTGATACCTATGCTGCGTTGGATAATTTGATTGATAATGCCAAGTTGGGGCAGCCTACCGTGATTAATGGGCAGTCCTTTTTCTTTACTAATTACAACACGCCAGTATGTGGAACTTTGCCTGCGATTGTCTGTGATACGACGTCAAATGGTCATATTTTTGCTGATACGGTACATCCAACAGATATGGCTCATCGTGCCTTGTCTTTGGAGGTGGAGCGACGAGTTAGGTTATGGTAG